The nucleotide sequence AAGGCGCACCGGCCCGGCCTCCGGCTCCAGCGCCGCCTGATTCGCCGGACAAGCGAAACGGTGCTCCCTCCCCGATCGAGGGAATCCCGGTGGCGGCTCCCGCGGCAGAGCCCGCGGTGGGACCGATTGAATTCACTCCCGATTTGATCCGCGACTCATTTGACGGCGAGCTCTCGAAGTTTCCTCTCGACCTGAAGATCGCCAATGAGAGGGTGTCCCTGCGCCTTGAGGGTCTGTGCCGTTGGCGCGGCCACTTCATCCTGAAGGTCGCCGTAGACAACCAGACGGGCGGAGACTTCTTCGTGAAAGAGCTTTCCGCCTATGACGGGTCGGTTTACGTGACGATCAAATCCTATTTCAGGCTCCTGGTGGAGCCCGGAAGGACCCGGGAGGGACATTTGCTTTTCGATGCCCCCGCGGGCGCCAAAGTCAAAATCACACTAAAGGAGGATCGGGAGAACGGCCGGGCTATGGAGTTGCCAGTCCGCTATCCCTTTTGAAATCCATGCACACGACATTGCCGGAATTCTTGGAAAGGAAACCGCACTCGCCTTCGAGACCCGTTCCGCCCACGCGAGCCATGATCGAGGCCCTGCACCGGCCTTTGAGCGCGATCTCCTCGCCGCCTTTGGACGACAACGGCGCTCCCATGGAGGAGGAACCCATGCGCCTCAAGGATGTTGCCTCTGCCGCCAGCCCGAAGGCGGCGGAGCCCAACCCGTTCTTCAAATTCCGGTTCAAGCGCCCCTGGTTCGGCGAGTACACCACCAAGGATTACAAGTTTGTCCTGCGGGTGGAGCACTTCCCGGAGCTGATGCGGTTGGTCAATGAGTTCAACAAGACCAGGCCGGAGGACGAATTCCCGGTCAGCGTCTCCGACATCGTGAGCGCGGCGCTCGATTTCGTTCTGGACCACCCCGTGGTATTGACCGGTCTAAAGAAACCGGAAGAAATCCGCGAGGCCATGGCCACCGCCATTTACCGGAAGGCTTACTGGCCGTTGAGGCAGCTCCATGAGCTATTTTAGGCCCATGCGGCGCCGGATATGGCTGGGAGCCTGGCTGGTGGCGCTTGGTTCCGCCTGGCCCGCCTTGGCTCAGGAGAAGCGCGCGCCTCCGGCTCCTGAAAAGCCGGCGCGGGCCAAAGCGGATTCCGATTGGCAGGGGGTCAGCCAGAAGACGGCATCGAAGGCGCGGTATTTCCTCCCGACCGGATTTTCCTTCCCGGCTCGGCTTGAGAACGCCATCTACTCCTACAACGTGGAGACCCCGGCCATCGGCATCGTGGAGCGGGGCATCAAGTACCTGGATAAGGTCGTGGTCCCGCCTGAGACGCGGATCATCGGGACTGTCACGGTCCAGAAGAGCCATGACAGGGTACTGGTGAATTGGCACACGATGGTATTCCCGGAGGGGGACGAGATCAAGTTCTCCGGAATCGCGCTCTCCGTCGATGGCTCCGCGGGCCTGAAGGGCAAGGTCGAAACCCACAAGGATTCCGCGGTCGCAAACACGGTGCTGAGATCCGTGGTCTCGGGCACCCAGGCCGCCCTCGACATTACGGGGGTGAGCCCGATCGCGTCGCAGGCCACCCAGGGCGTCTCGCAGGAAGCGTTGAAAGAACTGGATATAGAAAAACAGCAGGTGGCGACGAGCATCTCGATAGACTCGGACGTGGGCCTGCGCATTTTCGTCAATCAGCGCGTGGAGTATTGATGATAGAATTAGAAATCCTTCGCGGACCTGAAAGCTACTTTCCAGAGAACCTTCAGCCCACACGAAAAATCTGGGACCGTTTCCAAGCAGAGTCGGAAAGTTCCGCGCCGGCACGGTCGGCAAAAACGCCTTCTTCCTTCGACGACATCCCCGAATCCCGTGGGGGATACGCCGAGATATACAGCACCAAGCATCAGCGGGTCCTGCTCCGGGTGGACCACATCACGAAGATGGATGCCATCCGCAAGGGCTTTAACGCCAGCCGTCTGCACCCCGGACAGCGATCGCTCACCACGAGCGACATCGTGAACGGGGTGCTGGACTTCGCTTTCGAGCACCGGATTCCGTTCTACGAACTGCAGGACGCCGACGGCCTCAAGGATTTGATCTCTAAAAGCGTCTACCGGAGCGTTCTTTCGAGATGGAAACAGTTCAACGAGGCGTTTTGATGGGTCTTGACAGAGGTATACTTATACATTACACTGTTAGTAATTCGCTAACAGGAGATAATACTACTAGAATGACCAGACGCAGCCTGTCGAAAAGAGAAGGCGACCTTGTTCTGGCCCTTGAGTGGGAGAAGCAGCGCTTTGTCAGCCTCAAGGACATCAGAAGGCGCCTGCGGTGCTCCCCCGAGTACGCCCGCTTCATGGCGCATGCCCTCCACAAGAAAGGATGGCTTGAGCCCCTGGCTAAGGGCCAATCTCAGCTCATCGGCGCCGAGCGGGGTCCGAAGGGCGTCCGCGAAATGAATCCCTATGTCGTGGCGCGTTTTCTGCCGAACCCCTATTTCTTCGCGTACCGCTTCGCGTGCGAGCATTATGGTCTTCTGACGCAGGTGCCGACCACCATCCATGTCGCGCTCAAGCGTCCGAAGCGTCCGCTGGAGCTCAAGAATGTCCGGTTCGAGTTCGTCGTCCTGACGCCAAAGAGATTTTTCGGGTTCGAGGAAATCACCATCCTCGGTGAAAAGATTCAGGTCTCCGACCTTGAGAGGACGGTCTTGGACGCCCTGGACCGGCCCGAGCTTGTCGGCGGCATAGAAGCCTCGATCCAGGTCCTATTCCACGCGGGCAAGAAGGCCGACTACGCTAAACTCCTAGGCTATCTCAAGCGAATGGATGATAGGGCGTTGTCGCGGCGCTTCGGTTACTTGGCGGACCAGCTCAAGTTGGAGTTTCCAAAGGAGCTGTCCCAGTATCTCCGGGCGCAGGTGAACAAAAATCCGGCCTACCTCGGTTCCCCGGCGCGCTGGGGAAAGGACGGCCAACGCGACCCCGGTTGGAATCTCGTCATAAACGTTCCCAAGCAGGAGCTTCTAGGGGAGGTCCGAATAGGATGATCGAGCAAAAACACACCGAGTTGTTCGCGCAGGGCGCCCAGGTGCCCCTCGCCGTCGCCGAGCGGGAGATCGTGCTGACTTACGTCCTGAAAATTCTCGAGGACGCGGGGCTTCTCAAGTCCCTGGCCTTCAAGGGCGGCACGTGCCTGCGCAAATGCGTCTACGGCAAGGAGACGAGGTTCTCGGTGGACCTGGATTTCACCAGCCTCACCGAAGCGGCGGCGGACGACGTGATCCTGGGGCTGGTGACGGCACTCGACAAGCCGGCCTACGGGTTGACCTTTCAGATCGAGACCAAGGATTTCTATGTGGCCGAGGATGGCTTTTCTTGCGGCGCGACCGTCGGCTATCGCCATTCATGGAACGAGGCCCGGTTCAAGCTGGATGTGAGTCTTCGTGAACGGCCGTCCCTTTCCTTGGCCGTCATGCCTTTCCAATCCCAGCCCTACTTCAAATCGCTGGAGTTCAAACCATCCCAGGTCGCCTGTTTCCGGTTCGAGGAACTGCTCGGCGAGAAGATCCGCGCCGCAAGCCAGAGGGTTCGGGCACGGGACCTTTACGACCTGGCGAAAGCCGCGGAGAAGCCCATAAGCGCGCCCGTGATCCGGGCCCTGGCCGTCATCAAGTGCTGGAACGTCCGCGACGCCTTCGATCCGGCGCGTTTTCTGCAAAGACTCCGGTCGAGCCAATACGACTGGGAGGACCTGAGGCAGTTGGTGCGGCGGAGCGAGAAAATCGATCCGGAGAGACTGATCTCCCTCTGCGAGAACCGGTACAAGTTCCTGCTGTCATTGACGGAAAAAGAGAAGCAGTTGATCGCCGACGCGAAGCGGCATAAATTGAAAGACCTTCCCCGGACTTTGCTCAAGGAGGTAAAGGCATGACGGAACGATTGTTGACGATCGAGGAGGTCTGCCACAAGCTGGGCGGCGTGAAGCCGTGGACGATCCGCTGTTGGGTGAGCCAGCGCCGGATACCCTACACGAAGGTCGGCCGGCTGACCCGATTCCCCGAGTCTCAAATAAACGAGTGGATCAGGTCGA is from Elusimicrobiota bacterium and encodes:
- a CDS encoding TrbI/VirB10 family protein; the encoded protein is MSYFRPMRRRIWLGAWLVALGSAWPALAQEKRAPPAPEKPARAKADSDWQGVSQKTASKARYFLPTGFSFPARLENAIYSYNVETPAIGIVERGIKYLDKVVVPPETRIIGTVTVQKSHDRVLVNWHTMVFPEGDEIKFSGIALSVDGSAGLKGKVETHKDSAVANTVLRSVVSGTQAALDITGVSPIASQATQGVSQEALKELDIEKQQVATSISIDSDVGLRIFVNQRVEY
- a CDS encoding nucleotidyl transferase AbiEii/AbiGii toxin family protein translates to MIEQKHTELFAQGAQVPLAVAEREIVLTYVLKILEDAGLLKSLAFKGGTCLRKCVYGKETRFSVDLDFTSLTEAAADDVILGLVTALDKPAYGLTFQIETKDFYVAEDGFSCGATVGYRHSWNEARFKLDVSLRERPSLSLAVMPFQSQPYFKSLEFKPSQVACFRFEELLGEKIRAASQRVRARDLYDLAKAAEKPISAPVIRALAVIKCWNVRDAFDPARFLQRLRSSQYDWEDLRQLVRRSEKIDPERLISLCENRYKFLLSLTEKEKQLIADAKRHKLKDLPRTLLKEVKA
- a CDS encoding helix-turn-helix domain-containing protein, with translation MTERLLTIEEVCHKLGGVKPWTIRCWVSQRRIPYTKVGRLTRFPESQINEWIRSNTHAPVEA